The Odocoileus virginianus isolate 20LAN1187 ecotype Illinois chromosome 27, Ovbor_1.2, whole genome shotgun sequence genome has a window encoding:
- the TBC1D7 gene encoding TBC1 domain family member 7 produces MTEDSQRNFRSVYYEKVGFRGVEEKKSLEILLKDDRLDIEKLCTFSQRFPLPSMYRALVWKVLLGILPPHHESHAQVMKYHKEQYSDVLHALEVIRFISDATPQIEVYLYMHRLESGKLPRSPSFPLEPEDEVFLAIAKAMEEMVEDSVDCYWITRCFVNQLNSKYRDTLPQLPKAFEQYLNLEDGRLLSHLKACGAVSTLPYELWFKKCFAGCLPESSLQRIWDKVVSGSCKILVFVAVEILLTFKIKVMALNSAEKITKFLENIPQDSSDAIVSKAVDLWHKHCGTPVHSA; encoded by the exons ATGACTGAGGACTCCCAGAGAAACTTTCGTTCAGTATATTATGAAAAAGTGGGGTTTCGTGGAGTTGAAGAGAAGAAATCATTAGAAATTCTTCTAAAAGATGACCGTCTAG atATCGAGAAACTTTGTACTTTCAGTCAGAGGTTCCCTCTCCCATCCATGTACCGTGCATTGGTCTGGAAGGTGCTCCTCG GCATCTTGCCTCCGCACCATGAGTCCCATGCCCAGGTGATGAAGTATCACAAGGAGCAGTACTCTGATGTCCTTCATGCCTTGGAAGTCATCCGCTTTATCAGTGATGCCACCCCTCAGATTGAAGTCTATCTCTACATGCACCGGCTGGAGTCTGGGAAGTTGCCTCGAAGTCCTTCGTTTCCACTG GAACCAGAAGATGAAGTGTTTCTTGCCATCGCGAAGGCCATGGAAGAGATGGTGGAAGATAGCGTCGACTGTTACTGGATCACGCGATGCTTCGTGAACCAGCTGAATAGCAAGTACCGGGACACTCTGCCCCAGCTG CCAAAGGCTTTTGAACAGTACTTGAATCTGGAAGATGGCCGCCTGCTGAGTCACCTGAAGGCCTGCGGTGCGGTGTCCACACTTCCCTATGAGCTGTGGTTCAAGAAGTGCTTCGCCGGGTGCTTGCCCGAGTCCAGCTTACAGAG GATTTGGGATAAAGTTGTAAGTGGATCCTGTAAGATACTAGTTTTTGTAGCTGTGGAAATTCTcttaacctttaaaataaaagtaatggcACTGAACAGTGCAGAGAAGATAACGAAGTTTCTGGAAAAC